The genomic window CTAGCTAAACGACATCCGGATACGCCGGTGAAGCAGTCTCCACTGAGCTCTTGACAACAACGGGGCGGCAACAGGTCTTGCCTTTAACGCGGCGCCACGCTGGAGTCATACCCTCCGGGGAATCGTTGAAGACACCGCTAGCTCTACCGTCCCGCTTAGGCCTGCGTGATGGCACGGACGGACGTGGCATAAGACTGAAACTGACTCATTGCGCCGATAGTACGGATCCCAGAGGCGAAAGATATTTCACCTCGAACCACGAAGAGTCGAAATGTGGCAGCCGCGTTAGAAGCCCGCAGCGGGGTCAACTTGCCGAAAACATGACCAAACCTGGCCAACTTCACGGTCAGCTCAGAGTGTCTTGCCAAACTCCACGGGTGTCCACCACTTTTTTACTTGCGAACATGCTCGTATTCAATCCGCGGAACTGATCATGGTCTACGAGGAGCAGAACTACCTCCGAACGCTTAATGGCATCCTCCACCGAAGTAAGTTCCACATTGTCCTTCTGGGCCAAAGTTCGGGGAAGGGCTTCTATGTGTGGTTCGGCCACGTTGATGCGCCGGTCCTTCAGTCGACCGGAAAGAATGCCTGTAATTTGAACGGCAGGAGACTCTCGAAGGTCATCGATGTTGGCTTTGAACGCTAGTCCCAGAACCGCCACCTCCGCTGTGCTGTCCAGCCCAGCAAGTGCTGAAATAGTTTGCTGAACGACCCATTCCGGTTTCGCATCGTTGACCTCGCGAGCCGTCCGGATGAGTGTAGCCTCGTCGGGTGACGCAGCGACTATAAACCAAGGATCAACCGCAATACAATGTCCGCCGACGCCCGGTCCTGGCTGGAGGATATTAACCCTCGGGTGATGGTTCGCCAGGCGAATAAGTTCCCAGACGTCAATGCCCAGCTTGTGGCTGATGACAGACAACTCATTTGCGAACGCGATATTGACGTCACGATAGGAGTTCTCGACCAACTTTGCCATTTCGGCAGTAACAGCATCTGTCGTAAGTATTTCACCTTGACAGAAAACAGCATAAAGGGCCTTGGCGGCCTCAGCGGCTTCGGGAGACATTCCTCCCACGATCCGATCATTCGTTACCAGCTCGATCATCACCCTGCCCGGCAGTACCCGCTCGGGGCAATGTGCGACAAGGATTGCCGGGCGCCCATCTTCACCGTCGATGCTCAGATCCGGGCGAAGGTTCAGGATGTAGTTCGCCATGTGCTCGGTAGCGCCCGGAGGGGAGGTTGACTCAAGGATCAGGAGCTCGCCACCTTGCAGCTGTGGTGCAATACCGCGGGCCGCTGCCTCAATGTAGGTTAGGTCGGCCGAACGGTCGTCCCTAAAAGGCGTAGGCACGGCCACAATGTAGGCCTCGGCCTGCGGAGTCGAAGTTGTAGCCTTAAGTCGTCCTTGGCTAACCGCGCCGGACACGTGGATGCCAAGGTCCGGCTCGACGAAAGGCACTTCGCCGGCGTTGACAGCCTCAACGGTGCGTTCGCTGACATCAACGCCTATGACTTCAATGCCATTCGTTGCCAAGATAGCGGCCGTAGGAAGGCCGATGTAACCAAGTCCGATAACAGCCACACGATTGATGGTGTTCAAAATGCTCCCCACATTGGGTTGTACGAATTAGACAGTCACGTGTTCCGCTGGATTGCCCCAAAACTCCACGTCTCCAATTGAAAGGAGGTGATCGTCCGAAGCAGTCCACGTATGGCCGGATCCGGATCTTTGTACGTAATAGTTGTACCGATCGGATGCGTAAATACTCCCGCCCCCATCGCTGACGGAACGCAAAAACGCCGTATCTTCGCCTCGGCCTATCTCTTCGAATTGATGCCGTTCGAAGACCGATCTTTTTGCCATGATGGTTGCTCCGATCACCATGTGGTGAAAGCGGTGCTCCAAGCCTTTGAACCTTAGCAATGACGCATTCCGGCTTTGGATGTACATGTAGTGGGCCAGTTTGCCAACCACGTCCGCCCCGGAGTACATCAACGCGTTGACCTGATCCCGCAGATAGTGCGGACCGTAATAATCGTCGTCATCCATTTTTGTGAGAATGGAGCCGCTCGACTCTGCGACACAAAGGTTGAGGCAAGCACCAAGACTAAGAGCCCGAGGGGCATGAAGGAGCTTCACTTGGCCGACGCCGTACTTCTGGCGGAGACTCCAGATTTTCCAGCCACTGGGTTTGAACCCGTGTGTTAGGAGAACCAACTCGACGTTGACGCCTTGCTGTGAACCCACCGTGCGGAAGATATGTTCCAACTGATGGGGTCGAATAGTGGACACCAAAGCGCTGACAAGATCCGGCTGGACGGGACGAACCCGGAGTGGCAGTGCCAGCCCAACTACCTTCTCTGCCCTGTGAGCGTAGGTATGCTCGGCCCAGATACGACGTTGGGCCCTGTGTACAGAGCGGTCATTCAGTTCAGGGCTCCTCATTAGCGCCCTGATGATGTTGGCCGCCTCTTCTTTGGTCCCAACGTTGTGAATTTCCCCTTCGGGGAAGAACCTGGGCAGTGCGGGACTCGGCATCGTGACAACCGGAGTACCTGACGCTGTGATCTCGAAGATTCGACGCGCGCACATGCTGGGCGAATCGATCACAGAGTTGACGTTCAGAAAGACCTTGTATGCCTTATAAGCCGACAACATTTGGTCGTAGCTCAGCGAACCTACCACCCGTGAATCGTATGGCGCCGGAAATTGGTAGTCCGGATTGCCGCCAAGCTGCCTGGAAAAGATCTCCAGCCCATGCTTGACCCGGTCCGACCCCTCCATTGCACCATCCAGGAGAACCTGCATCTGCTCGCGTCGCTCCGGGTACTTATGGGCAAAGTACATGCCAGCGAACGCTACATCCCGGGAGTGGCGACCGCTCTTGGGGCGAACAGGGTTGTGGATGGCCGGCTGAGCGGCGAATGGCAGCACGTCGACGCGATTATGCCCCAGTGCCTCCCTGTAGGCCGGAAGCTTGTTCTCGTCCGAAGTAAGAACTATGTCAAACTGACGTGCTGCCGGTAGGAAGTCATCGAAGTGAGGAGGATCTTCTTTATTCCAAAAGACTGTAGGCAGATCGTTGTCCCGGCACCACTGCATGAGACTCAGAAATTCGAGTTTCGGACCGCTGGTACCGGTCAGCTGATAACGCCAGGAACCATCGTTGCCTTCCCAAGCAGACTCGACGAACAAGAAGTCCGCCGGGATCTCCTCCAATTGCTCACGCCAGCGGTGCTTGTCCAAGAACACAAGATTCCACTCATAGGCAAAAGCTTTGGCAGAAAAGTTATCTAAAATGACAGCAACCGTTAAATCACTTCTACGAGCAGCAACGCTGGGATAGTCGAAGGCGGGGAAGGTTAGTTGACTTTTTTGTGCCCCGGCCTTCGGCCTCGCAGTACGGGCACCGACGTTCCTTCGAGATGTTTTGTTCGCGGACAAGGCACGTTGACGTCCAAACCACGTCCAGAACTGACGCATTCCGCCGGTGCGCAGATGCCAGGCCGCCTTCCGCAAGTTCTCCATCGTATAGATCATGCTCGACTCCTACGCATCTTGCTTCTAGCCAGTACTTCTGTCATTTGTAAGGCGGCTCGCGCTTCGTCGCGGATTCTTGCGGCCGTTATGCCGTTACC from Arthrobacter sp. StoSoilB20 includes these protein-coding regions:
- the wecC gene encoding UDP-N-acetyl-D-mannosamine dehydrogenase, whose product is MNTINRVAVIGLGYIGLPTAAILATNGIEVIGVDVSERTVEAVNAGEVPFVEPDLGIHVSGAVSQGRLKATTSTPQAEAYIVAVPTPFRDDRSADLTYIEAAARGIAPQLQGGELLILESTSPPGATEHMANYILNLRPDLSIDGEDGRPAILVAHCPERVLPGRVMIELVTNDRIVGGMSPEAAEAAKALYAVFCQGEILTTDAVTAEMAKLVENSYRDVNIAFANELSVISHKLGIDVWELIRLANHHPRVNILQPGPGVGGHCIAVDPWFIVAASPDEATLIRTAREVNDAKPEWVVQQTISALAGLDSTAEVAVLGLAFKANIDDLRESPAVQITGILSGRLKDRRINVAEPHIEALPRTLAQKDNVELTSVEDAIKRSEVVLLLVDHDQFRGLNTSMFASKKVVDTRGVWQDTLS
- a CDS encoding glycosyltransferase: MIYTMENLRKAAWHLRTGGMRQFWTWFGRQRALSANKTSRRNVGARTARPKAGAQKSQLTFPAFDYPSVAARRSDLTVAVILDNFSAKAFAYEWNLVFLDKHRWREQLEEIPADFLFVESAWEGNDGSWRYQLTGTSGPKLEFLSLMQWCRDNDLPTVFWNKEDPPHFDDFLPAARQFDIVLTSDENKLPAYREALGHNRVDVLPFAAQPAIHNPVRPKSGRHSRDVAFAGMYFAHKYPERREQMQVLLDGAMEGSDRVKHGLEIFSRQLGGNPDYQFPAPYDSRVVGSLSYDQMLSAYKAYKVFLNVNSVIDSPSMCARRIFEITASGTPVVTMPSPALPRFFPEGEIHNVGTKEEAANIIRALMRSPELNDRSVHRAQRRIWAEHTYAHRAEKVVGLALPLRVRPVQPDLVSALVSTIRPHQLEHIFRTVGSQQGVNVELVLLTHGFKPSGWKIWSLRQKYGVGQVKLLHAPRALSLGACLNLCVAESSGSILTKMDDDDYYGPHYLRDQVNALMYSGADVVGKLAHYMYIQSRNASLLRFKGLEHRFHHMVIGATIMAKRSVFERHQFEEIGRGEDTAFLRSVSDGGGSIYASDRYNYYVQRSGSGHTWTASDDHLLSIGDVEFWGNPAEHVTV